Proteins from a single region of Methanotorris igneus Kol 5:
- a CDS encoding 2-oxoacid:acceptor oxidoreductase subunit alpha — translation MKVEFMQGNMACVEGAIKAGCRFFAGYPITPSTEIAEGMAKKLPKVGGYYVQMEDEIASIAAVIGASWGGLKSMTATSGPGFSLMQENIGYAFMTETPCVIVNIQRGGPSTGQPTMASQGDMMQARWGSHGDYEPIVISPSSVQEMYDFTIMAFNYAEKYRVPVLLMADEIVGHMREKVVLHDNFEIIDRKKPEEKPCKNPYPFDVEVPPMPVFGEGYNVHITGLTHNEKGYPDVSAETHDKLVRRIVNKIRKNKNDIVKYEGKYLDADVIFVCYGTPSRTVKYTVEELRKKGVDVGYVRLITVFPFPDELIKGLDASKVIVPEMNLGQIYYEVERCAKGDVVLVDKIGGELHRPEELEKAVFE, via the coding sequence ATGAAGGTTGAATTTATGCAGGGAAATATGGCATGTGTTGAAGGAGCAATAAAAGCAGGATGCAGGTTTTTTGCGGGTTATCCGATAACACCTTCAACAGAGATAGCAGAGGGGATGGCAAAGAAGTTGCCAAAGGTTGGAGGATACTACGTGCAAATGGAAGATGAAATTGCAAGTATTGCTGCAGTGATAGGTGCAAGCTGGGGAGGATTAAAGTCAATGACTGCAACAAGTGGGCCAGGATTTAGTTTAATGCAAGAGAATATTGGCTATGCGTTTATGACAGAAACACCATGTGTAATAGTTAACATTCAAAGAGGAGGTCCTTCAACAGGACAACCTACAATGGCATCTCAAGGAGACATGATGCAGGCAAGATGGGGAAGCCATGGAGATTATGAGCCAATAGTTATTTCCCCAAGTTCAGTTCAGGAGATGTATGATTTCACAATAATGGCATTTAATTATGCAGAGAAATATAGGGTTCCTGTGCTTTTAATGGCAGATGAGATTGTTGGGCACATGAGGGAGAAGGTTGTTTTACATGATAACTTTGAGATAATTGATAGAAAAAAGCCAGAAGAAAAACCATGCAAAAATCCATATCCATTTGATGTTGAAGTTCCACCTATGCCAGTATTTGGAGAGGGTTATAATGTCCACATTACTGGTTTGACACACAACGAAAAAGGATATCCAGATGTTTCTGCTGAAACACATGATAAGTTGGTAAGGAGAATTGTTAATAAAATAAGAAAAAATAAAAATGACATTGTGAAGTATGAGGGCAAATATTTGGATGCTGATGTAATATTTGTTTGCTATGGAACTCCTTCAAGGACAGTTAAATATACCGTTGAGGAATTGAGGAAGAAGGGTGTTGATGTAGGGTATGTAAGGTTAATCACTGTGTTCCCATTCCCAGATGAATTGATAAAAGGTTTAGATGCATCAAAGGTTATAGTACCTGAGATGAACTTGGGGCAAATATACTACGAAGTTGAGAGATGTGCAAAAGGAGATGTTGTTTTAGTGGATAAGATTGGTGGAGAATTGCACAGGCCAGAAGAGTTGGAGAAGGCGGTTTTTGAGTAA
- a CDS encoding TIGR03576 family pyridoxal phosphate-dependent enzyme encodes MDDDNELLRLEKSRKLIREIIKKKGRNGIYDLTGLAGGFKITEEDKALLETYVGPAVYSEELNKLGLIHLRGNSKNHKVVGFNRTSSAILATILTIKPKKVVHYVPELPSHPSIPKSCKIVGAEYFEYDNVEETLKKIDEYTLTIITGATMDHKVINLDAMKEIINYAKKKNSIVFVDDASGARLRLLFNQPSALELGADLVVTSTDKLMDGPRGGLLGGLKELVNKIYTVGLSFGLEAQPPLMAGMVRGLESFNLQKLKRAFDRAKNIDLSKLDELNIQYEKTPTGFVIKKLDKNKDAHENEKDLIKVAMALLEDYGIVTITSVGMPGASKSIRIDLCSKDAERLSDEEIVNAIINSIKKVMKK; translated from the coding sequence ATGGACGATGACAACGAACTACTAAGATTAGAAAAGAGTAGAAAGCTAATCAGAGAAATCATTAAAAAGAAAGGTAGAAATGGAATATATGATTTAACTGGTTTAGCTGGGGGATTTAAAATTACAGAAGAAGATAAAGCATTACTTGAAACTTACGTAGGTCCAGCAGTATATTCAGAGGAGTTGAATAAACTCGGATTAATACATTTAAGAGGTAACAGTAAAAACCACAAGGTTGTTGGATTTAATAGAACTTCTTCTGCAATATTAGCCACAATCCTCACAATAAAACCAAAAAAAGTTGTTCACTATGTTCCAGAACTTCCCTCACATCCATCAATACCAAAAAGTTGCAAAATTGTGGGGGCGGAATATTTTGAATATGACAATGTTGAAGAAACACTAAAGAAAATTGATGAATATACCTTAACTATTATAACTGGAGCTACAATGGACCACAAAGTTATTAACTTAGATGCAATGAAAGAAATCATAAACTACGCAAAAAAGAAAAACTCAATTGTATTTGTGGATGATGCCTCAGGAGCAAGGTTGAGACTCCTCTTTAATCAACCATCAGCATTGGAATTAGGGGCTGATTTAGTAGTAACAAGCACAGATAAATTAATGGACGGTCCAAGAGGAGGATTACTTGGAGGCTTAAAAGAATTGGTTAATAAAATATACACTGTAGGTTTGAGTTTTGGGTTGGAGGCACAACCTCCATTGATGGCTGGAATGGTTAGGGGGTTAGAGTCCTTTAATTTACAGAAACTTAAAAGAGCGTTTGACAGAGCAAAAAATATTGACTTATCAAAATTAGATGAATTGAACATTCAGTATGAAAAAACCCCAACAGGATTTGTTATAAAAAAATTAGACAAAAATAAAGATGCACACGAAAATGAAAAAGATTTAATAAAAGTAGCAATGGCACTATTGGAAGACTACGGAATTGTAACCATTACCTCTGTCGGTATGCCGGGAGCAAGTAAAAGCATAAGGATAGATTTATGCTCAAAAGATGCAGAAAGGTTGTCCGATGAAGAGATAGTAAATGCCATTATAAATTCAATAAAAAAAGTCATGAAAAAATAA
- a CDS encoding DUF2098 domain-containing protein → MIQDINGNEITIGSYVRYINTGTKGHVVDIKIDGNDTWVVLDNDLMYRPNLLEVLEEKKEEKKEELDKDELIKKLIEEGKIEVSNDIDACGT, encoded by the coding sequence ATGATCCAAGACATCAATGGAAACGAAATTACCATAGGCTCTTATGTAAGATACATTAACACAGGCACAAAAGGACATGTTGTGGACATAAAGATCGATGGAAATGATACATGGGTAGTTTTAGACAATGACTTAATGTATAGACCTAACTTATTAGAAGTATTAGAGGAGAAAAAAGAGGAGAAAAAAGAAGAATTAGACAAAGATGAATTAATAAAGAAATTAATAGAAGAAGGAAAAATAGAAGTTTCAAACGATATAGACGCTTGTGGTACATAA
- a CDS encoding tyrosine-type recombinase/integrase: MTWEYQLTTTNENENTKNTQYKWDLGLKYHETKDKLIKEIENLKNKEILYKNDIKRLAYLIILLTQLRNGCRIGEAITAIVGFCSNIDRINWEYPIIAVKVEKRKDNHFREIILPKYIKKHDLEIIKNFILNLKDEYEKEENKEKAHKKIISKISMWAKRNLGINTHSLRYAYITYKAEKQRPAQIIAKITGHKNLDMIVDYTQTQLARKELLNEEDD; encoded by the coding sequence ATGACCTGGGAATACCAACTAACAACAACCAACGAAAACGAAAATACAAAAAATACACAATATAAATGGGATTTGGGACTAAAATATCATGAAACAAAAGATAAACTAATCAAAGAAATTGAAAATCTAAAAAATAAAGAAATTTTATATAAAAATGACATTAAAAGATTAGCATACCTAATAATTTTATTGACTCAATTAAGGAACGGTTGTAGAATTGGAGAAGCAATAACTGCAATCGTTGGATTTTGCTCAAATATTGATAGAATAAATTGGGAATATCCAATTATAGCTGTTAAGGTAGAAAAAAGAAAAGACAACCATTTTAGGGAAATAATACTACCAAAATACATTAAAAAGCACGATTTAGAAATTATCAAAAATTTTATTTTAAATTTAAAGGATGAATATGAAAAAGAAGAAAACAAGGAAAAAGCTCATAAAAAAATCATTAGTAAAATCTCCATGTGGGCAAAAAGGAATTTAGGAATTAATACCCACTCTCTAAGATATGCATACATAACATACAAAGCAGAAAAACAGCGCCCCGCACAGATTATTGCCAAAATTACGGGACATAAAAATTTAGATATGATTGTTGATTATACTCAAACTCAACTTGCACGAAAAGAACTATTAAACGAAGAAGATGACTAA
- a CDS encoding resolvase encodes MIEIKFSRFPRWDEIKELEKKAKNNIIIVKFPKSIYNSPKMKYKLEYMKRRLIFVEVDEQKRGRPKKIDESIKNHVVQLLINGKNLSEIARELNFPRTTIFDNIKDALPKIKREKFMKLLYEYKEFLIENGLYTPHVQILFSELEMHIKKEDFENAKKILDEIIKISKSARKIREKRSRKN; translated from the coding sequence ATGATTGAAATAAAATTTAGTAGATTTCCTCGATGGGATGAGATTAAAGAATTAGAAAAAAAGGCAAAAAATAATATTATTATCGTCAAATTTCCAAAAAGCATCTACAATAGCCCAAAAATGAAATATAAACTTGAATATATGAAAAGAAGACTAATTTTTGTTGAAGTTGATGAACAAAAAAGAGGAAGGCCTAAGAAAATTGATGAATCTATAAAAAATCATGTGGTTCAGCTTTTAATAAATGGTAAAAATCTATCGGAAATAGCAAGAGAATTAAACTTCCCAAGGACTACAATTTTTGATAATATAAAGGATGCTCTCCCAAAAATAAAAAGAGAGAAGTTTATGAAGTTGTTGTATGAGTATAAGGAATTTTTGATTGAGAATGGACTATACACTCCACACGTGCAAATACTATTTTCTGAATTGGAAATGCATATCAAAAAAGAAGATTTTGAGAATGCCAAAAAAATACTGGATGAAATCATTAAAATCTCAAAATCAGCAAGAAAAATAAGAGAAAAAAGAAGTAGGAAAAATTAG
- the glyS gene encoding glycine--tRNA ligase, whose translation MDKYEKVMDLAKRRGYLWSSFEIYGGIAGFVDYGPLGALLKNNIINKWREYYLVKEGFYEIDSPTVTPYEVLKASGHVDNFTDPIVECKNCLESFRADHIIEEAIDVNTEGKTLEELSQLIKEHDIRCPKCGGEFGEVKKFNLMFVTSIGPGGKRTGYMRPETAQGIFIQFRRLAQFFRNKLPFGVVQIGKSYRNEISPRQGVIRLREFTQAEAEFFVHPKIKKHERFKEVEDEIVPLLPADRQMDENLKDGEKVIKITLKEAVEKGIIRHETIAYFIALTKKFLLDIGIDESKLRFRQHLPNEMAHYAIDCWDAEIYTERFGWIECVGIADRTDYDLKAHMNHSGVNLEVFVEFDEPKEVETYEVELNYKVVGRIFKKDTKLIEETLKNMDNEDLEKLVNALNKEGKYILKVNGKEFEILSDYVKINKVKKKIMGEKVLPHVIEPSYGIDRITYCLLEHAYKEEEDRVYLDLKPSIAPIKVGVFPLVNRDGMPEIAKKIRDMLRENGIIAEYDDSGAIGRRYMRMDEIGTPFCVTVDGDTLKDNTVTVRERNTREQVRVKIDELVDYIKSRLKE comes from the coding sequence ATGGACAAATACGAAAAAGTTATGGATTTAGCAAAAAGAAGAGGTTATTTATGGAGTTCATTTGAAATATATGGTGGAATTGCAGGTTTTGTTGATTATGGACCATTAGGGGCATTATTGAAAAACAATATAATAAACAAGTGGAGAGAATACTACCTTGTTAAAGAAGGGTTTTATGAGATTGATAGCCCAACAGTAACACCTTATGAGGTTTTAAAGGCATCTGGGCACGTTGACAACTTCACAGACCCAATTGTTGAATGTAAGAATTGTTTAGAATCATTTAGAGCAGACCACATTATTGAAGAGGCAATTGATGTAAATACCGAAGGGAAGACATTGGAAGAGTTGAGTCAGTTGATAAAGGAACATGACATCAGATGTCCAAAATGTGGTGGAGAATTCGGAGAGGTTAAGAAATTTAACTTAATGTTCGTCACATCCATAGGACCTGGAGGGAAAAGAACAGGTTATATGAGACCTGAAACAGCACAAGGAATATTTATTCAATTTAGGAGATTGGCTCAATTTTTCAGGAATAAATTACCGTTTGGAGTTGTGCAGATAGGTAAATCATACAGAAATGAGATATCCCCAAGGCAGGGAGTTATTAGATTGAGAGAATTTACTCAGGCAGAAGCAGAGTTCTTTGTTCATCCAAAGATAAAGAAACATGAAAGGTTTAAAGAAGTTGAGGATGAGATAGTCCCACTATTACCAGCAGATAGGCAAATGGATGAGAACTTAAAAGATGGGGAAAAAGTTATTAAAATTACATTAAAAGAGGCCGTTGAGAAAGGTATTATAAGACATGAAACAATTGCCTACTTCATTGCATTAACAAAGAAATTTTTGTTGGATATTGGTATTGATGAGAGCAAGTTAAGGTTTAGACAACACTTGCCTAATGAAATGGCACACTACGCTATTGATTGTTGGGATGCGGAGATATATACAGAGAGATTTGGGTGGATTGAGTGTGTTGGTATTGCCGATAGAACAGATTATGATTTAAAAGCCCACATGAACCACAGTGGGGTAAACTTAGAGGTCTTTGTTGAATTTGATGAACCAAAAGAAGTTGAAACCTATGAGGTTGAACTAAACTACAAAGTTGTTGGAAGAATATTCAAGAAGGACACAAAATTAATTGAAGAGACATTAAAGAATATGGACAACGAGGACTTAGAGAAATTAGTAAATGCATTAAATAAAGAAGGAAAATACATCTTAAAAGTAAATGGAAAGGAATTTGAAATCTTAAGTGATTATGTAAAAATAAACAAAGTTAAGAAAAAAATCATGGGAGAAAAAGTCCTTCCACATGTCATAGAGCCATCTTATGGTATTGATAGGATAACATATTGCTTATTAGAGCATGCTTATAAAGAAGAGGAAGATAGAGTTTACTTGGACTTAAAACCATCCATTGCCCCAATTAAAGTTGGTGTATTCCCATTAGTTAATAGGGATGGAATGCCAGAAATTGCAAAGAAAATCAGAGATATGTTGAGAGAAAATGGTATAATTGCTGAATATGATGACAGTGGAGCTATTGGAAGGAGATACATGAGAATGGATGAAATTGGAACTCCGTTCTGTGTAACCGTTGATGGAGACACGTTAAAAGATAATACCGTAACAGTTAGGGAAAGAAACACAAGGGAGCAAGTTAGAGTTAAAATTGACGAACTCGTTGATTACATAAAAAGTAGATTAAAAGAATAA
- a CDS encoding triphosphoribosyl-dephospho-CoA synthase, whose amino-acid sequence MNPFDIMRASQIACCLEVSAFKPGNVHRNRDYSDIKYHHFISSGIAFGQVVYEASQSEGNIGYYIKRGVIESKKWSPTNANLGIIMLHMPIAMASGKLEEFNKDALKKNLKDIVLNTTVEDAINVYDAINIAMAGGLNKPKDGPDVASEGAKKELIEKNLTLYDVFKISSEWDNISKEWTNNFKISFEGYELINKYYNETNDIHLSITKTFLTLLSKYPDTLIARKKGIEVAKMVSKMAKDVLDNFSMEKVVEFDKYLSKEGNKLNPGTTADLIASSLMIFLLDKIDKGETILW is encoded by the coding sequence ATGAACCCATTTGACATCATGAGGGCATCACAGATAGCATGTTGCTTAGAGGTTAGTGCCTTTAAGCCAGGGAATGTTCATAGAAATAGAGATTATAGCGATATAAAATATCACCACTTTATAAGCTCTGGAATTGCATTTGGGCAAGTGGTTTATGAGGCATCCCAATCAGAGGGAAACATTGGTTATTATATAAAAAGAGGTGTTATTGAATCAAAAAAATGGTCTCCAACAAATGCAAACTTAGGAATAATAATGCTCCACATGCCAATTGCAATGGCTTCTGGGAAATTAGAAGAATTTAATAAAGACGCATTAAAGAAGAATTTAAAAGACATCGTTTTAAATACAACAGTTGAAGATGCTATAAACGTATATGATGCCATAAACATAGCAATGGCTGGGGGATTGAATAAACCAAAAGATGGGCCCGACGTAGCATCAGAAGGTGCTAAAAAAGAATTAATTGAGAAAAATCTAACCCTATATGATGTTTTCAAAATTTCATCAGAGTGGGATAACATATCAAAGGAATGGACAAATAACTTCAAAATTTCATTTGAGGGATATGAGTTAATTAATAAATACTACAATGAAACAAATGATATCCATCTCTCAATAACAAAGACCTTCTTAACACTCCTATCAAAATACCCAGACACATTAATAGCAAGGAAAAAAGGTATTGAAGTTGCTAAAATGGTATCTAAAATGGCTAAAGATGTCTTAGACAATTTCAGTATGGAAAAGGTTGTTGAATTTGACAAATATCTATCAAAGGAAGGAAATAAATTAAACCCAGGAACTACCGCTGACTTGATTGCTTCATCGTTGATGATATTTTTGTTGGATAAAATCGATAAAGGAGAAACAATTCTTTGGTAA
- a CDS encoding XTP/dITP diphosphatase, which produces MKIIYFATGNPNKVKEANVILKDLEDIKIEQIKMPYPELQGTLEEVAEFGAKYVYEKIKKPVIVEDSGFFVEALNGFPGTYSKYVQETIGNEGILKLLENKENRNAYFKTVIGYCDENGVKLFIGVVKGKVAEEIRSKGYGFAYDSIFIPEGEDRTFAEMTTEEKSQISHRKRAFEEFKKFLLDRI; this is translated from the coding sequence ATGAAAATCATATACTTTGCAACGGGAAACCCAAACAAAGTTAAAGAGGCAAATGTCATTTTGAAGGATTTAGAAGATATAAAAATTGAGCAGATAAAAATGCCTTATCCAGAACTTCAAGGAACTTTGGAAGAAGTTGCAGAATTTGGGGCAAAATATGTCTATGAAAAAATAAAAAAGCCCGTTATTGTTGAAGATAGTGGATTTTTTGTTGAAGCATTGAACGGCTTCCCTGGAACTTATTCAAAATATGTCCAAGAGACAATAGGAAACGAAGGTATTTTAAAACTTTTAGAGAATAAAGAAAATAGAAACGCCTATTTTAAGACAGTTATTGGATATTGTGATGAGAATGGTGTTAAATTATTTATTGGAGTTGTTAAAGGAAAAGTTGCAGAAGAAATAAGGAGTAAGGGTTATGGTTTTGCTTATGACTCAATTTTTATTCCAGAAGGTGAAGATAGGACTTTTGCAGAGATGACAACAGAAGAAAAAAGCCAAATTTCACATAGAAAGAGAGCATTTGAGGAGTTTAAGAAGTTTTTATTGGACAGGATTTAA
- a CDS encoding manganese-dependent inorganic pyrophosphatase, which produces MLYVVGHKNPDTDSICSAIVLAHFLDAYPARQGDLNPETEFVLRKFGVMEPELITSAEGKEIILVDHSEKSQSLDDLEKGKLVGIVDHHKIGITTSEPILYYAKPVGSTATVIAELYFKNAMDLIGGKNKELTPDLAGLLLSAIISDTVLFKSPTTTDLDKEMAKKLAEIANIEDINAFGMEILKAKSVVGKMKPEEIITMDYKDFEFNGKKVGIGQVEVIDVSEVEDKKEEIYKLLEEKLKNEGYDLIVFLITDIMKEGSEALVVGNKEVFEKAFNVKVEGNSVFLEGVMSRKKQVVPPLEKAYNE; this is translated from the coding sequence ATGCTCTATGTTGTAGGACACAAAAACCCAGATACTGATAGCATTTGCTCAGCAATTGTCTTGGCACATTTCTTAGATGCATATCCAGCAAGACAAGGGGACCTCAACCCAGAAACAGAATTTGTATTGAGGAAATTTGGAGTGATGGAACCAGAACTCATTACATCTGCAGAGGGTAAGGAGATTATATTGGTTGATCATTCAGAAAAATCCCAAAGTTTAGATGATTTAGAGAAGGGGAAATTAGTGGGAATTGTTGACCACCACAAAATAGGGATTACAACATCAGAGCCAATTTTATACTACGCGAAACCAGTTGGAAGCACAGCAACAGTTATAGCAGAACTCTACTTCAAAAATGCCATGGATTTAATTGGAGGAAAGAATAAAGAATTAACCCCAGATTTGGCAGGACTTTTACTTTCTGCGATAATATCAGATACTGTCTTGTTCAAATCACCAACAACAACTGACTTAGACAAAGAAATGGCAAAAAAATTGGCAGAGATTGCAAATATAGAGGATATTAATGCATTTGGAATGGAAATTTTAAAGGCAAAGTCAGTAGTAGGAAAAATGAAACCAGAAGAGATAATAACAATGGACTACAAGGACTTTGAGTTCAATGGCAAAAAAGTTGGAATTGGGCAAGTTGAGGTTATTGACGTAAGTGAGGTTGAGGATAAGAAAGAGGAAATATACAAGTTGTTGGAGGAGAAGTTGAAGAATGAGGGCTATGATTTAATTGTATTCTTGATAACAGACATCATGAAAGAGGGTAGTGAGGCATTGGTTGTAGGTAATAAGGAGGTATTTGAGAAGGCATTTAATGTCAAAGTTGAAGGAAATAGCGTATTCTTAGAGGGAGTAATGTCAAGGAAGAAACAAGTTGTTCCACCATTGGAGAAGGCGTATAATGAATAA
- a CDS encoding EMC6-like membrane protein, whose translation MDLEGKVGIIHAIGGAIAGYLTNYVYTVGLGSLSGIAAFVFMIVALLITGHITAMIFGRESMNQKQWFGSGVVPFFFVWVVFWVLKFNGVI comes from the coding sequence ATTGATTTGGAAGGAAAAGTTGGTATAATCCATGCCATAGGTGGGGCAATTGCAGGGTATTTGACCAATTATGTATATACTGTAGGGTTGGGCTCACTCAGTGGAATAGCGGCATTTGTTTTCATGATTGTTGCACTATTGATAACTGGACATATAACTGCTATGATATTTGGTAGAGAGAGTATGAACCAAAAACAATGGTTTGGAAGTGGGGTAGTTCCGTTTTTCTTTGTTTGGGTTGTATTTTGGGTGTTGAAGTTCAATGGGGTAATTTAA
- the hemL gene encoding glutamate-1-semialdehyde 2,1-aminomutase yields MKLEKSKALFEEAQKYLVKGVNSPVRYFKPYPFFVQKAKDCYLFDVDGNKYIDYCLAYGPMVLGHANEAIINAVKEQLELGTAYGCPTEKEIILAKEVINRVPCAEMVRFVNSGTEATMSAIRLARGVTGRKKIIKFDGAYHGAHDYVLVKSGSGALTHGTPNSPGIPEETTKNTILVPFNDEEAIEKVIKDNKDEIACLIVEPVMGNVGCILPKEGYLKFLREITEENGIILIFDEVITGFRLAKGGAQEYYGVIPDLATLGKILGGGFPIGAIVGKKEIMEQMSPSGPIYQAGTFNGNPVSITAGIETLKQLDDKFYKETTKTAEKLANCLREVSERYNIPAKVYNIASMFQIYFNDKEVLNYEIAKQSDTERFMKYFWNLLENGVFVPPSQFECCFTSIKHNDEVVEKTMNAIEEAFKNLE; encoded by the coding sequence ATGAAACTCGAAAAATCAAAGGCATTATTTGAAGAGGCACAAAAATATCTTGTTAAAGGGGTTAACAGCCCAGTGAGATACTTTAAGCCATATCCATTCTTTGTTCAAAAAGCGAAAGACTGCTATTTGTTTGATGTTGATGGGAATAAGTATATTGATTATTGCCTTGCTTATGGGCCAATGGTTTTGGGGCATGCAAATGAGGCAATAATAAATGCTGTAAAAGAACAACTTGAGTTGGGAACTGCCTACGGATGCCCAACAGAGAAAGAGATAATCTTAGCAAAGGAAGTTATAAATAGAGTTCCATGCGCTGAAATGGTTAGGTTTGTTAACTCTGGAACAGAGGCAACAATGTCAGCGATAAGATTGGCGAGAGGAGTTACTGGAAGGAAGAAGATTATTAAATTTGATGGGGCTTATCATGGAGCACATGACTATGTTTTGGTTAAAAGTGGAAGTGGGGCATTAACTCATGGAACACCAAACTCCCCGGGGATTCCAGAAGAGACAACAAAAAACACTATCTTAGTGCCTTTCAATGATGAAGAGGCAATAGAAAAGGTAATAAAAGATAATAAAGACGAGATTGCATGTTTAATAGTTGAGCCAGTTATGGGTAATGTTGGATGTATATTGCCAAAAGAAGGTTATTTGAAATTTTTGAGGGAAATAACTGAGGAAAATGGCATAATTTTAATATTCGATGAGGTAATAACCGGATTTAGATTGGCAAAAGGTGGAGCTCAGGAATACTATGGAGTTATTCCTGACTTGGCAACACTTGGTAAGATATTGGGAGGAGGGTTCCCAATTGGTGCAATTGTTGGTAAAAAGGAGATTATGGAGCAAATGTCCCCAAGCGGCCCGATATACCAGGCAGGAACATTTAATGGAAATCCAGTATCAATAACCGCTGGAATTGAAACGCTAAAACAGTTAGATGACAAGTTTTATAAAGAAACAACAAAAACAGCAGAAAAACTTGCAAATTGTTTGAGGGAAGTTAGTGAGAGATATAATATCCCAGCAAAAGTTTATAACATTGCTTCAATGTTCCAAATTTACTTCAATGATAAAGAAGTTTTAAATTATGAGATAGCAAAGCAAAGCGATACTGAAAGGTTTATGAAATACTTCTGGAACTTGTTGGAGAATGGTGTTTTTGTCCCACCTTCTCAATTTGAATGCTGCTTTACCTCAATAAAGCACAATGATGAAGTTGTAGAGAAAACTATGAATGCAATTGAAGAGGCATTTAAGAATTTGGAATAA